Proteins encoded together in one Fibrobacter sp. UWP2 window:
- a CDS encoding SDR family NAD(P)-dependent oxidoreductase has translation MMRALITGTVGGMGQAFVRLFLERGAMVTGMDVLPMPASFAASLGQVDAARYTHVVADICDKNSLPELEPFDIVICNAGIQTPSMEHTGKDIAVNLVGSMNVAERYAFQPQIKSLLFNASVSAVSGDEFPEYAASKAGVVGYMKNCAKRLARSYHATCNALCLGGVKTELNRPVMDDAKLWSRIMEVTPLKRWATPEEAAEWAYFLTVTNKFCTGQAIVVDGGEKDCNSTFVWPE, from the coding sequence ATGATGCGCGCCTTGATTACTGGTACTGTCGGCGGCATGGGGCAGGCGTTTGTGCGGTTGTTCCTGGAACGCGGGGCGATGGTGACGGGCATGGATGTTTTGCCAATGCCCGCAAGCTTTGCCGCGAGCCTCGGGCAAGTTGATGCCGCCCGCTATACGCACGTGGTCGCCGACATTTGCGACAAGAATTCCTTGCCGGAACTGGAACCGTTCGACATTGTGATTTGCAATGCGGGAATTCAGACACCCTCCATGGAACATACGGGGAAGGATATCGCGGTGAATTTGGTTGGTTCCATGAACGTGGCGGAACGCTACGCCTTTCAGCCTCAGATCAAGTCTCTGTTGTTCAACGCGTCGGTCTCGGCGGTCTCGGGGGACGAATTCCCCGAGTATGCGGCCTCGAAGGCGGGTGTCGTGGGATACATGAAGAATTGCGCCAAGCGCCTTGCCCGCAGTTACCATGCGACTTGCAATGCGTTGTGCCTTGGCGGTGTGAAAACCGAGTTGAACCGCCCTGTGATGGATGACGCCAAGCTTTGGAGCCGCATCATGGAGGTGACTCCCCTCAAACGTTGGGCGACTCCCGAAGAGGCGGCGGAGTGGGCGTACTTCCTTACGGTTACGAACAAGTTCTGTACGGGCCAGGCGATAGTTGTTGACGGCGGCGAGAAGGATTGCAACAGCACCTTCGTGTGGCCGGAGTAG
- a CDS encoding phosphotransferase, protein MKFNLDISAKRWFMGKGRSIKKVSEQDSTEIGDTRLLILKVEFEDGSSDLYTAVEDENRIGQILEEAFAGGATQSIFQGSLGYFIFKSTGNIPTKYFKALKPVSTEQSNSAFFNPGKIFFKLYRRLQPGPHPEAEVLEQLTQKGFARSPRFYGSFTYKAESGQSYTLGILEEHLVGYRDAWAAFNAQMDTRAAKVLGIETARMHRALQGLKGSTNQGEHVPFEKLRTLLQESLANGCSGTKQEWQTRVLEALPQIKADYDANMQKTSASSAPGNGLLSPQRIHGDYHLGQVLLDATVNGNESKPSFMILDFEGEPTRPMEFRRALRSPAVDIAGMLRSFRYAAANSGLDSQAAEQAFVEGYSQESGIGESSLRFAAAPYITAKAVYEACYELEFRPSWFHIPAAALVGAAK, encoded by the coding sequence ATGAAATTCAATTTAGATATCAGCGCCAAGCGCTGGTTCATGGGCAAAGGGCGCTCCATAAAAAAAGTGAGCGAGCAGGACTCTACCGAGATTGGCGATACCCGCCTCCTCATTTTGAAGGTCGAGTTCGAAGACGGCTCCAGTGACCTCTATACCGCCGTGGAAGACGAAAACCGCATAGGCCAAATTCTAGAGGAGGCCTTTGCCGGCGGCGCCACGCAAAGCATATTCCAGGGGTCCCTCGGGTATTTTATTTTCAAGTCCACAGGGAACATCCCCACCAAATATTTCAAGGCGCTAAAGCCGGTAAGCACCGAACAGAGCAACTCCGCCTTTTTTAACCCGGGGAAGATATTCTTTAAGCTGTACCGCAGGCTGCAACCGGGCCCGCACCCCGAAGCCGAAGTCCTGGAACAGCTCACCCAAAAAGGGTTCGCCCGCTCGCCCCGCTTTTACGGCAGCTTCACCTACAAGGCAGAATCCGGCCAGAGCTACACCCTGGGCATCCTCGAAGAACACCTGGTGGGCTACCGCGACGCCTGGGCTGCGTTCAACGCGCAAATGGACACCAGGGCAGCCAAAGTGCTGGGCATCGAAACCGCACGCATGCACCGCGCCCTGCAAGGTTTAAAAGGTAGCACAAACCAGGGCGAACATGTCCCCTTCGAAAAATTGCGCACTCTCCTCCAAGAGAGCCTTGCCAACGGATGTTCCGGCACAAAACAAGAATGGCAAACCCGGGTGCTCGAGGCGCTACCCCAAATCAAGGCAGATTACGACGCCAACATGCAAAAAACAAGCGCAAGTTCCGCCCCCGGGAACGGGCTGCTCTCCCCTCAACGCATCCACGGAGACTACCACCTGGGTCAGGTGCTTTTGGACGCCACCGTGAACGGCAACGAAAGCAAGCCCTCCTTTATGATTTTGGACTTCGAAGGCGAACCCACCCGTCCTATGGAATTCCGCAGGGCGCTGCGTTCCCCCGCCGTCGACATCGCCGGCATGCTCCGCAGTTTCCGCTACGCGGCCGCCAACTCCGGGCTCGACAGCCAAGCCGCAGAGCAGGCCTTTGTGGAAGGGTACTCGCAAGAATCGGGCATTGGCGAATCGAGCCTCCGGTTCGCCGCCGCCCCCTACATTACCGCCAAGGCCGTTTACGAAGCCTGCTACGAGCTGGAATTTAGGCCCTCCTGGTTCCACATACCCGCCGCGGCACTGGTAGGCGCCGCGAAGTAA
- the cysE gene encoding serine O-acetyltransferase encodes MTIEEVEKRLREEATKLVKTEPLSKLMLDEQILNRKNFADMLSVTLACQLAGEVIDRGELEKMFCANYVKYPELLTDAVKDLHATVMRDPACTSYLEPLLLFKGFQGLQAYRVAHALWVENRLFPAKMLQNIISRKFGMDFHPAAKIGHGLLIDHATNIVIGETATVGNNVSFLHGVTLGGTGNETGDRHPKVGNGVMLGAHAQLLGNIHIGDGAKIGAGAVVLCDVPAHTTYAGVPAVEVGHPHDDMPSFNMQQDFTRDA; translated from the coding sequence ATGACAATCGAAGAAGTAGAAAAGCGCCTCCGCGAAGAGGCCACAAAACTGGTGAAGACCGAGCCGCTCTCCAAGCTGATGCTCGACGAACAGATTTTGAACCGCAAGAACTTTGCGGATATGCTTTCGGTTACCCTCGCTTGTCAGCTGGCCGGAGAAGTGATAGACCGCGGCGAACTCGAGAAGATGTTCTGCGCCAACTACGTCAAGTACCCGGAACTTCTCACGGACGCCGTCAAGGATTTGCACGCGACCGTGATGCGCGACCCCGCCTGCACCAGCTATTTGGAGCCCCTCCTGTTGTTCAAGGGATTCCAAGGGCTGCAGGCCTACCGCGTGGCCCACGCCCTGTGGGTCGAGAACCGACTATTCCCGGCAAAGATGCTCCAAAACATCATCAGCCGCAAGTTCGGCATGGATTTCCACCCGGCAGCAAAAATCGGGCACGGGCTCCTGATTGACCACGCCACCAACATTGTGATTGGCGAAACCGCGACCGTCGGGAACAACGTGAGCTTTTTGCACGGCGTAACGCTCGGCGGTACGGGCAACGAGACCGGCGACCGTCACCCCAAAGTGGGCAACGGCGTGATGCTCGGTGCGCACGCCCAGCTGCTGGGCAACATCCACATTGGCGACGGCGCCAAGATCGGCGCGGGCGCGGTGGTGCTTTGCGACGTGCCTGCGCATACCACCTATGCGGGCGTCCCCGCTGTCGAAGTAGGGCACCCCCACGACGACATGCCCAGCTTCAACATGCAGCAAGACTTTACGCGCGACGCGTAA
- the nth gene encoding endonuclease III yields MNRKEKIRFIGEKLDEFFPNPPIPLNYTNAFTMLVAVVLSAQCTDVRVNQVTAVLFKKADTPKKMEKLGVKAIAEIIKPCGFFNTKSVNVYNLSKELLERFGGEVPHTFEELESLPGVGHKTASVIMSHIFKLAAFPVDTHIHRLAARWGLSDGSSVEQTEKDLKKAFPESEWEKRHLQIIYFGRTYCKARGHKPGECPICSVVAPKAKD; encoded by the coding sequence ATGAACCGCAAAGAAAAAATCCGTTTTATTGGCGAAAAACTGGACGAATTCTTCCCGAACCCGCCCATCCCCCTCAATTACACGAACGCCTTCACAATGCTCGTGGCCGTGGTGCTTAGCGCCCAGTGCACCGACGTGCGGGTGAACCAGGTGACCGCCGTGCTTTTCAAAAAAGCCGACACCCCAAAGAAAATGGAAAAACTCGGCGTCAAGGCGATTGCCGAAATCATCAAACCCTGCGGTTTCTTCAACACCAAGAGCGTGAACGTCTACAATCTTTCGAAGGAGCTCCTCGAGCGCTTTGGCGGCGAGGTGCCCCACACCTTCGAAGAACTCGAGAGCCTGCCCGGTGTGGGCCACAAGACGGCGAGCGTCATCATGAGCCACATTTTCAAGCTCGCCGCCTTCCCGGTGGATACGCATATCCACCGCCTCGCCGCCCGCTGGGGCTTAAGCGACGGCAGCTCCGTGGAGCAGACCGAAAAAGACCTCAAAAAAGCCTTCCCCGAAAGCGAATGGGAAAAGCGCCACCTGCAAATCATCTACTTCGGGCGCACCTACTGCAAGGCCCGCGGCCACAAACCCGGGGAATGCCCCATCTGCAGCGTCGTGGCGCCCAAAGCAAAAGACTAA